A genomic region of Trifolium pratense cultivar HEN17-A07 linkage group LG3, ARS_RC_1.1, whole genome shotgun sequence contains the following coding sequences:
- the LOC123913376 gene encoding glycine-rich RNA-binding protein GRP1A-like has product MSSADVEYRCFVGGLAWATDSDALEKAFSSYGEIIDSKIINDRETGRSRGFGFVTFADEKSMRDAIEGMNGQNMDGRNITVNEAQNRSSGGGGGGGGYGGGRREGGYNRSSGGGGGYGGGGGGGYGGGGRDRGYGDDGGSRYSRGGGGNWRE; this is encoded by the exons ATGTCTTCTGCAGATGTTGAATACCGGTGCTTCGTCGGAGGTCTTGCATGGGCCACCGACAGCGACGCTCTTGAGAAAGCCTTCTCTTCCTATGGCGAGATCATTGATTCGAAG ATCATTAACGATCGTGAGACTGGAAGGTCAAGAGGATTTGGATTTGTGACTTTTGCTGATGAGAAATCAATGAGAGATGCTATTGAAGGAATGAACGGTCAGAACATGGATGGACGTAACATTACTGTTAACGAGGCACAAAACAGATCCAGtggtggaggaggtggtggtggtgggtaTGGTGGTGGTCGTCGTGAAGGTGGATACAATAGAAGTAGTGGTGGAGGTGGAGGATAtggtggaggaggtggtggtggttatggtggtggtggtaggGACCGTGGTTATGGTGATGACGGTGGTTCCCGTTATTCTCGTGGTGGTGGTGGTAACTGGAGGGAGTAG